The following coding sequences are from one Saprospiraceae bacterium window:
- a CDS encoding LytTR family transcriptional regulator: MNTNTNLVLSADQGLIVPLNRLLYIQAKDNASQLYIEGGRNLLEWKPLKYFNLMLSDQVGFLRIHRSYIVNRLYVVKSRANELQLTDGTVLPIGITYKEKTHQWILKPPENTDR, from the coding sequence ATGAACACAAATACCAATCTCGTACTCTCCGCCGATCAGGGCCTGATCGTTCCTCTGAATAGACTTCTATACATTCAAGCAAAGGATAATGCTTCACAACTGTATATAGAAGGAGGCCGAAATCTATTGGAATGGAAGCCGCTTAAATACTTCAACCTGATGTTGTCGGATCAGGTTGGTTTTTTACGAATCCATAGATCTTATATAGTCAATCGTCTTTATGTAGTCAAGAGTAGAGCTAATGAGCTACAGTTAACCGACGGAACTGTCCTTCCAATTGGGATCACCTATAAAGAAAAAACACATCAATGGATTTTAAAGCCTCCGGAAAATACGGATAGATAA
- a CDS encoding histidine kinase — protein MKHIKYFLYLLFLGFCNVTYTQYLAVQEYSTKDYPFLRNCIVQKVAPDGKLWIGTYGDGVVCFDGTKFTQISTKQGLLSTMVLDLLHTHDGASWIVGNQGFSRIKSESIRNYSYKALFPDIAFSEQHLLKYNANTKRLICCDVHLSRYYEFDFHKLEFIPIDPLTTFKKSEYYTLLAANDFNSFISYNNLHPDSTYLIRDSVYKLLLQSKDNVYHWQDSFLIYQSGNKLYKLNPKSNDQASLFYSSKYHILKVEPREKELYLIEYYNAKEFLITELNNEAKITSQFKLKSADRITSVVKDKAGNFWCAGNRGLFNAIAWVEELDDDHSNIPPSIWAINEDSKHRIWFSSERDGFRFLENGVIKTPLWKNQVVYALNSSLQDDYGNCYFSISNPCSVVKIKGPDKIEYIDSKEFVYFLSRFRSGEPVMGKSGGAGLWICTKNEMTNDHQDYIKIDSSKGLKLFNVLTASKDKLGNVWMGRISQGISVYITGRDSVINFLKKENEKIPGAISSCTDSRGNIWMGTDFGLVFIDVDRFVQSNYTLVSVLEYRFEEFIGNSTVGSLLCQDGKIYFGNQDGIGWFDENEVYGSSPQLHYFNRRAGYSGGGVEQNGMFIDHAKNLWVCNTLGVLKLSLEKYKEDSLRPELSFSKICSQDSCYNESKNLEFEIGTHSVQLYFDIGKSECLYDNVRLSYNLDDKGWIEGTDPGIILLQNLAQGTHQIRVKAIKNLNISSEEKSLSWLIKGHWWQNKTLWWLLTLIVIASNLFLIRILKRIIQKNKLLVTKETTILEQHNQLSQMHSREQQMLQDKMNLQVQAIVNQLNPHFLKNVLNWIQVKTISVPEATQVIGKLGANIEIIFRNSKERKPYHSLKDELTLVENYLFIQQTRYQEKLKFQVPDKSEIINIENVQVPLLSILTHVENAAEHGIKNAVNGGHIIVQIHQPNSDFIHIKIEDNGVGREAAKIAGSQGTQQGVNMLKQLIDIYNIHNSNKLQMWYEDEIYKDEQGRTHGTLVHWLIPMNYKYDL, from the coding sequence TTGAAACACATTAAATATTTCCTTTACCTTCTGTTCTTAGGATTTTGTAACGTTACTTATACACAATATCTCGCTGTGCAGGAATACTCAACAAAGGACTATCCCTTTTTAAGAAATTGCATAGTTCAAAAAGTCGCACCTGATGGAAAACTTTGGATAGGCACTTATGGTGATGGGGTTGTCTGTTTTGATGGTACAAAGTTCACTCAGATCAGTACTAAACAGGGTTTACTGAGTACAATGGTACTCGATCTATTGCATACACATGATGGAGCCAGTTGGATTGTTGGAAATCAAGGTTTCTCAAGGATCAAATCCGAGTCTATTCGGAATTATAGCTATAAGGCACTCTTTCCAGATATTGCTTTTTCTGAACAGCACTTGTTGAAGTATAATGCCAACACCAAGAGACTGATCTGCTGTGATGTTCACTTGTCAAGATATTATGAATTCGATTTTCATAAATTGGAATTTATACCTATTGATCCATTAACCACTTTCAAGAAATCAGAATATTACACTTTGCTTGCTGCTAATGATTTTAATTCCTTCATATCTTACAATAACCTACATCCGGATTCTACCTATCTTATAAGAGATTCTGTATATAAGCTACTACTACAATCTAAAGACAATGTATATCATTGGCAAGACTCCTTTTTGATATATCAATCAGGAAATAAGTTATATAAATTAAATCCCAAATCAAATGATCAAGCTTCACTTTTTTATTCCTCAAAATACCATATCCTAAAGGTAGAACCGCGAGAGAAAGAATTGTATCTGATAGAATATTATAATGCTAAGGAATTCCTCATTACAGAATTGAACAATGAAGCTAAGATCACAAGTCAATTCAAGCTCAAAAGTGCAGATAGAATTACATCGGTTGTCAAAGATAAAGCAGGTAACTTTTGGTGCGCCGGCAATCGCGGATTGTTCAATGCCATTGCGTGGGTGGAGGAATTGGACGACGATCATTCAAACATACCGCCATCGATTTGGGCCATCAACGAAGACAGTAAACATCGCATTTGGTTTTCTTCCGAGAGGGATGGATTTCGTTTTTTAGAAAATGGAGTTATAAAAACTCCGCTTTGGAAAAACCAAGTGGTATATGCACTTAATAGCAGTTTGCAAGATGATTACGGCAATTGTTATTTTTCAATTTCCAATCCTTGTTCTGTGGTTAAAATAAAAGGACCCGACAAGATAGAATATATAGATTCTAAAGAATTTGTCTATTTTTTGAGCCGTTTCCGTTCAGGAGAACCGGTGATGGGGAAAAGTGGAGGAGCAGGACTTTGGATTTGCACAAAAAATGAAATGACAAATGACCATCAAGATTATATAAAAATAGATTCAAGCAAGGGGCTAAAATTATTTAATGTGCTTACAGCCTCTAAGGATAAGTTGGGAAATGTTTGGATGGGTAGAATTTCTCAGGGTATATCCGTTTACATTACCGGCCGTGATAGTGTAATCAATTTTCTCAAAAAGGAGAACGAAAAAATACCCGGAGCTATTTCATCATGTACTGACAGTAGAGGGAATATATGGATGGGAACAGATTTTGGATTGGTTTTTATTGATGTGGATCGTTTTGTTCAATCGAATTATACATTGGTTTCCGTCTTAGAATATCGCTTTGAAGAATTCATTGGGAATTCTACTGTTGGTTCTTTATTATGTCAGGATGGGAAAATTTATTTTGGCAATCAGGATGGCATAGGTTGGTTTGATGAAAATGAAGTTTACGGCAGTTCACCACAACTGCATTACTTCAACCGCAGAGCTGGGTATTCGGGAGGAGGCGTAGAACAAAACGGAATGTTTATAGATCACGCAAAAAATCTATGGGTATGCAATACTCTTGGAGTTTTAAAACTCAGTTTGGAGAAATACAAAGAAGACAGCTTGAGACCTGAACTGAGTTTTAGCAAAATTTGCTCTCAGGACAGCTGTTATAATGAATCCAAGAACCTCGAATTCGAGATAGGGACCCATTCAGTTCAGCTTTATTTTGATATAGGAAAGTCCGAATGCCTGTATGATAATGTCCGATTGAGTTACAACTTGGATGATAAGGGATGGATAGAAGGGACAGACCCCGGCATAATTTTACTTCAAAATTTGGCTCAAGGGACACATCAAATTAGGGTAAAAGCCATTAAAAATCTCAATATTTCTTCGGAAGAAAAAAGCCTTTCGTGGCTCATAAAGGGGCATTGGTGGCAGAATAAGACCCTTTGGTGGCTGTTGACCCTTATTGTCATCGCGAGTAACCTATTTTTGATTCGAATTCTAAAAAGGATTATTCAAAAAAATAAATTACTGGTGACCAAAGAAACAACAATTTTGGAGCAACACAACCAATTGTCTCAGATGCACTCTCGCGAGCAGCAGATGCTTCAAGATAAAATGAATCTTCAGGTGCAGGCGATAGTAAATCAGCTCAATCCCCATTTTTTGAAAAATGTACTCAATTGGATCCAGGTCAAAACCATCTCTGTGCCGGAAGCTACACAGGTGATTGGAAAATTGGGTGCCAACATCGAAATTATTTTTAGAAACAGCAAAGAGAGAAAACCCTATCATAGCCTCAAGGACGAGCTCACGTTGGTAGAAAACTATCTGTTCATCCAGCAAACGAGATATCAGGAAAAATTAAAATTTCAGGTTCCGGACAAAAGTGAAATAATAAACATAGAAAATGTACAGGTCCCACTACTGTCCATTCTTACACATGTAGAAAATGCAGCAGAACATGGAATAAAAAACGCAGTAAACGGTGGCCATATCATCGTACAAATACACCAACCGAACAGTGATTTCATTCACATCAAAATTGAAGATAACGGTGTAGGGAGAGAGGCTGCAAAAATAGCAGGAAGTCAGGGCACACAGCAAGGAGTAAACATGCTCAAACAGCTCATAGACATCTATAATATCCACAACTCTAACAAGCTCCAAATGTGGTATGAAGATGAGATCTATAAAGATGAGCAGGGCCGCACCCATGGGACCCTGGTACACTGGCTTATTCCTATGAATTACAAATATGATCTATGA
- a CDS encoding response regulator transcription factor, with product MKKVRIIAIEDDLTLLDFVCTALEKMSDVELIDRAEDVDTAYALIIKHKPDALFTDIEIRGGIVITQVLQKLKLNGYEIPWLVFLTGHPGYGSNIINEFSHRAVKYIDKPFIHHWEVKFREALDEIHKRRYAIQDKEAIQAKNHFFIKQKDQLIRLEYDRILWITAAGNGKSFYVTEQEDIPVDNSLNSILDFLDPDRFIRISRETIIAIDKIQRLIRDERILTILRRGKETSHDIGDNYYSELLKRLK from the coding sequence ATGAAGAAAGTTAGGATAATCGCTATAGAAGACGACCTTACACTTCTCGATTTTGTTTGTACTGCACTTGAGAAAATGTCGGATGTAGAGTTGATAGACAGGGCAGAGGATGTAGATACTGCTTATGCTCTCATCATCAAGCACAAACCCGATGCACTTTTTACGGATATTGAGATCAGAGGAGGAATTGTAATCACACAGGTGTTACAAAAACTAAAGCTCAATGGATACGAAATTCCTTGGTTGGTTTTTCTTACAGGGCATCCGGGGTATGGCAGCAATATCATCAATGAATTCAGTCATCGTGCTGTAAAATATATCGACAAGCCATTTATACATCATTGGGAAGTCAAGTTTCGCGAAGCTTTGGACGAGATTCATAAACGCAGGTATGCAATACAAGATAAAGAAGCTATCCAAGCTAAAAATCATTTTTTTATCAAACAAAAAGACCAGCTTATTCGCTTGGAATATGACAGAATATTGTGGATCACTGCTGCGGGCAATGGCAAATCATTTTACGTCACAGAACAAGAAGATATACCTGTGGACAATAGTCTCAATAGTATTTTGGATTTTTTAGACCCGGACAGATTCATCCGCATCTCTCGCGAGACAATAATTGCCATAGACAAGATACAACGCCTCATTCGTGATGAACGCATATTGACTATTCTTCGACGCGGGAAAGAAACATCACATGACATAGGAGATAATTATTATAGTGAGTTGTTGAAGAGATTAAAATGA
- a CDS encoding IS30 family transposase, whose amino-acid sequence MYKQITYPQRVLIEQFKRQGMSIIQIAVELGYHRSTIYRELDRNSSPGSYKLYGSARAQDRSEQRAQGKGRKNKITSDLKSKVDQLLKIKWSPEQIEGRANIDKYERVSKECIYQYVYEDKRKGGDLWSNLRHSHRSRRRRKNTYKQRGIIKNRVCIEDRPKIVESQKGMEIGKEIL is encoded by the coding sequence ATGTATAAACAAATCACCTACCCTCAAAGGGTATTAATTGAACAATTTAAAAGGCAAGGAATGAGCATTATTCAGATTGCTGTGGAATTAGGATATCATAGAAGCACTATATATCGGGAACTCGATAGAAACTCTTCACCTGGTTCATACAAGTTATATGGAAGCGCAAGAGCTCAGGATCGGAGTGAACAGAGAGCACAAGGAAAGGGAAGGAAGAATAAAATTACAAGCGATCTTAAAAGCAAAGTGGATCAATTACTTAAAATCAAGTGGAGCCCAGAGCAAATCGAAGGTCGAGCGAATATTGATAAGTATGAAAGGGTTAGTAAAGAGTGCATATATCAATATGTATATGAAGATAAAAGGAAAGGAGGTGATCTATGGAGTAATTTAAGACATTCCCACAGAAGTAGGCGAAGACGCAAAAATACCTATAAACAAAGGGGAATTATCAAAAACAGAGTATGTATTGAAGATAGACCAAAGATTGTTGAATCTCAAAAAGGTATGGAGATTGGGAAGGAGATACTATAG
- a CDS encoding IS30 family transposase — protein MSKRYGDWEGDTIVGKNHKSQIASMVERKSLFVKIIKLESKEAKFTAKTISCKLKKYKNLCHTITLDNGKENADHQTLAKALNTKIYFAHPYSAYERGCNENINGLIRQYLPKNQTFPCSSKLTWIELNPK, from the coding sequence ATCTCAAAAAGGTATGGAGATTGGGAAGGAGATACTATAGTAGGAAAGAATCATAAGTCCCAAATTGCCAGTATGGTGGAAAGAAAATCCTTGTTTGTCAAGATCATTAAGCTGGAGTCCAAAGAAGCTAAATTCACAGCCAAAACAATCAGTTGCAAATTGAAAAAATATAAAAACTTATGCCATACAATTACATTAGACAATGGAAAAGAAAATGCAGATCATCAAACATTGGCAAAAGCATTGAATACTAAGATATACTTTGCTCATCCATATTCCGCTTATGAAAGAGGTTGCAATGAAAATATCAATGGTTTAATACGACAATACTTGCCAAAAAATCAGACTTTTCCATGCTCAAGCAAACTGACTTGGATCGAATTGAATCCCAAATAA
- a CDS encoding gliding motility-associated C-terminal domain-containing protein: MLNSAINYFSIDGIQYFSSTPTPLQWPFTSPNLALDTTIFLHEGCHDITCSFSDYNDGKVIAAGCVSINIDGSIRSISSDSTILQEACFENKPPIVIGDHQIKVCKDCELISPNYQIEAGRYCTTLSTVKIYFEEGYEQFVDTLILKPKHEITSNFDSNTGVLTLSGNSNFGVWEEIIRTICYRQTRKGSKKSKKIIIVLGDALFNSENGHYYKLIKSNVHIDWNTAERDSKAQNLFGVQGYLVTITDSGENNFLSRLIQSNSWIGASDRQKEGEWRWVTGCEGLEDGGKGRHFSNQDKYEFCRARQSSGVNGYYANWYVDMVSGEPNDCQCWPANHCEDYAHFIFVNGIGDGTWNDFPLNGVSQVKDYIVEFGCGKNDMNIHSEIFIDILEPSESFVSAEICEGNSYHGYTTSGIYMDTLIASNGCDSIRNLNLTVHQSENFTETRMICEGENYKGRNKTGVYIDTLFTIKGCDSIVSLNLQVNPIQNFTRTIAVCANRFPFEGHSFPGIYFDTLTTYLGCDSIVELSLTKNDLNTVTRAISICENEFFEVNNKKYNMPGIYIDTLRSLFDCDTIYTLNLEANPIQYKQLQKEICEGDFFQVGNSRYFKAGLYVDTMWTIYNCDSVVELSLIVHSHNVELNTIEICESDSVKVGHNTYFESGIYIDSLKNEFNCDSVIQTQLKVNSIYKINIEKSICEGDYFKFGNRQISNAGIFQDSLNSSKGCDSIVILDLEVRVNSFKSQEFTICDGDYVTVGSNIYDADGIYTDSLISQNNCDSVLTSRIKVNPTQDLSLDSTYCINSYLKIVEKHLDKNEIFYLKYLNQYGCDSLVTLDARVRKCNHIYVPNVFSPNGDNINDYFDIYGIDVDKFELYIYDRWGEQIYYTQEIEKKWDGTFRGQAMNPGVFVFLIKGKYFDQTPFLFTGDITLIK; encoded by the coding sequence ATGTTGAATTCAGCTATTAATTATTTTTCTATTGATGGAATTCAATATTTTTCATCTACACCTACCCCTTTGCAATGGCCATTTACAAGTCCAAATCTTGCCTTGGACACCACAATATTCTTACATGAAGGGTGCCATGATATCACTTGTTCTTTTAGTGACTATAATGATGGAAAAGTAATTGCTGCGGGCTGTGTAAGTATTAATATAGATGGATCCATAAGATCAATTTCATCAGATAGCACGATATTACAAGAGGCGTGTTTTGAGAATAAACCTCCAATTGTTATAGGGGATCATCAAATAAAGGTCTGTAAAGATTGCGAATTGATATCTCCAAATTATCAAATAGAAGCAGGAAGATATTGTACTACTCTATCGACTGTCAAGATATATTTTGAAGAAGGCTATGAACAATTTGTTGACACGTTGATTCTCAAACCTAAGCATGAGATCACATCTAATTTTGATTCGAATACAGGAGTATTGACACTAAGTGGAAATTCTAATTTTGGTGTATGGGAAGAAATCATCAGAACTATTTGCTATCGGCAAACTAGAAAAGGAAGTAAAAAATCGAAAAAAATCATCATAGTGTTGGGAGATGCATTGTTCAATTCAGAAAATGGGCATTATTACAAATTGATCAAGAGCAATGTGCACATAGATTGGAATACAGCAGAAAGAGACTCTAAGGCCCAAAACCTCTTTGGTGTACAAGGATATCTTGTTACTATAACGGATAGTGGAGAAAACAATTTTTTATCACGATTGATTCAAAGTAATTCTTGGATAGGAGCTAGTGATAGACAAAAAGAAGGAGAATGGCGCTGGGTTACTGGATGCGAAGGTCTTGAAGATGGAGGGAAAGGAAGACATTTCTCTAATCAAGACAAATACGAGTTTTGTCGTGCTAGACAATCCAGTGGAGTCAATGGATATTATGCCAATTGGTATGTGGATATGGTAAGCGGCGAGCCAAATGACTGCCAATGTTGGCCTGCCAACCACTGCGAAGACTATGCCCACTTTATATTTGTCAATGGTATAGGCGATGGGACTTGGAATGATTTTCCATTGAATGGTGTGAGTCAAGTCAAAGATTATATTGTAGAGTTTGGCTGTGGAAAAAATGACATGAATATCCATAGTGAAATTTTCATAGATATATTGGAACCATCCGAATCTTTTGTGAGTGCAGAAATATGTGAAGGAAATTCCTATCATGGATACACTACATCTGGGATTTATATGGACACGCTCATAGCTTCTAATGGATGTGATAGCATAAGAAATTTGAATCTTACTGTTCATCAAAGTGAAAACTTCACAGAAACTAGAATGATATGTGAGGGAGAGAATTACAAAGGAAGAAACAAGACTGGGGTATATATTGATACATTATTTACTATAAAGGGATGTGACAGTATTGTGAGCTTAAATCTTCAAGTAAATCCTATTCAGAATTTTACAAGAACTATTGCTGTCTGCGCTAATCGTTTTCCATTCGAAGGGCACAGTTTTCCAGGTATTTATTTTGATACCCTAACTACATATCTTGGTTGTGACAGTATTGTAGAGTTGAGTTTAACGAAGAATGATTTGAATACTGTGACTAGAGCTATTAGTATTTGCGAAAATGAATTTTTTGAAGTAAATAATAAGAAATACAATATGCCTGGTATTTACATTGATACATTGAGATCGCTTTTTGATTGTGACACTATTTATACTTTAAACCTTGAGGCAAATCCCATTCAATACAAGCAATTGCAGAAAGAAATTTGTGAAGGTGATTTTTTTCAAGTGGGCAATAGTCGCTATTTTAAAGCTGGATTGTATGTAGACACAATGTGGACTATTTATAATTGCGACAGTGTAGTCGAGCTTTCTTTGATAGTTCATTCTCATAATGTAGAATTGAACACTATAGAAATCTGTGAATCAGACTCAGTTAAAGTGGGGCATAACACATATTTTGAATCAGGAATTTATATTGATTCGTTGAAAAATGAATTTAACTGTGACAGTGTAATTCAAACACAGTTGAAAGTCAACTCAATTTATAAAATTAATATCGAAAAAAGTATCTGTGAAGGAGATTACTTTAAGTTTGGCAACAGGCAAATTTCTAATGCTGGAATTTTTCAAGATAGTTTAAATTCAAGTAAAGGTTGCGATAGTATTGTCATTTTAGACTTAGAAGTGAGGGTAAATTCTTTCAAATCACAAGAGTTTACGATTTGTGATGGAGATTATGTTACAGTAGGATCAAATATATATGATGCGGATGGAATCTATACTGACTCCTTGATATCTCAAAATAATTGTGATAGCGTATTGACATCTAGAATAAAAGTAAATCCAACACAAGACCTAAGTCTTGATAGCACATATTGCATAAACTCATATCTAAAAATAGTAGAAAAACATTTAGATAAAAATGAGATCTTTTATCTCAAATATCTTAATCAATATGGCTGTGATAGCTTGGTGACATTGGATGCACGAGTACGAAAATGCAATCACATCTATGTACCCAATGTCTTCAGTCCAAATGGAGATAATATTAATGATTATTTTGATATTTATGGAATAGACGTAGACAAATTTGAACTCTATATCTATGACAGATGGGGTGAACAGATCTATTATACACAAGAAATAGAGAAAAAATGGGATGGTACATTCAGAGGACAAGCTATGAATCCAGGAGTATTTGTTTTTCTCATCAAAGGAAAATATTTTGATCAAACTCCTTTTCTATTTACAGGCGACATTACTTTAATTAAATAA